A genomic window from Enterobacteriaceae endosymbiont of Macroplea appendiculata includes:
- the nuoM gene encoding NADH-quinone oxidoreductase subunit M: MLLPWLILIPFLGGLICWQSEKINYKFPRWLSLITISIVFITALFKLFIYYNPPIHDKYHIWENDFIRSWIPNLGIFFHLSIDGLSLIMIILTGLLGTVAVLCSWNEINKLHGLFHLNLLWILSGVIGVFLSIDMFLFFLFWEVMLIPMYFLISLWGHNAINYLSRIRAATKFFIYTQTGGFFLIIAIILLVIIHQQNTGQLTFEYNDLLYTPKSLVMEYIIMICFFIAFAVKMPIVPFHGWLPDAHSQAPTAGSVDLAGILLKTAAYGLLRFVLPLCPYASLHFAICPIILGIIGIIYGSCMACIQIDIKRIIAYTSIAHMGFILIGIYSHNKISYQGIIIQMISHGITAAAQFILCGQIYERLKTRNIIHMGGLWNKMGILPAYFLFFCLASLGIPGTGNFIGEFLILLGTFGKYPIAATIATSGLLLASIYSLNMMQKIFFGTYIMQQKKIYKIFLREKIIMFMLCLLTLIIGFYPQPILNLSYNIINNIYSY; encoded by the coding sequence ATGTTATTACCTTGGTTAATCTTAATTCCATTTTTAGGTGGATTAATTTGTTGGCAAAGTGAAAAAATTAATTATAAATTTCCACGTTGGCTTTCTTTAATTACTATTAGTATAGTTTTTATTACGGCATTATTTAAATTATTTATATATTATAACCCACCCATACATGATAAGTATCATATATGGGAAAATGATTTTATTCGATCTTGGATACCAAATTTAGGAATTTTTTTCCATTTATCAATAGATGGATTATCATTAATAATGATTATATTAACAGGACTGTTAGGTACAGTAGCTGTATTATGTTCGTGGAATGAAATAAATAAATTGCATGGCTTATTTCATTTAAATTTGTTATGGATTTTAAGTGGTGTTATTGGTGTGTTTTTATCTATAGATATGTTTTTATTTTTTTTATTTTGGGAAGTTATGTTAATACCTATGTATTTTCTTATATCGTTATGGGGACATAATGCTATTAATTATTTAAGTCGCATAAGAGCAGCAACAAAATTTTTTATATATACACAAACCGGTGGTTTTTTTTTAATAATTGCTATTATATTATTAGTTATTATACATCAACAAAATACAGGACAACTCACATTTGAGTATAATGATTTATTATATACACCAAAATCATTAGTCATGGAATATATAATTATGATATGTTTTTTCATCGCTTTTGCTGTGAAAATGCCTATTGTGCCATTTCATGGCTGGTTACCAGATGCACATAGTCAAGCGCCAACTGCTGGATCTGTAGATTTAGCAGGAATATTATTAAAAACTGCAGCATATGGTTTATTACGTTTTGTGTTACCTTTATGTCCTTATGCTTCATTACATTTTGCTATTTGTCCTATCATATTAGGAATAATAGGGATTATTTATGGTTCTTGTATGGCATGTATACAAATTGATATTAAAAGAATAATTGCTTATACATCTATTGCACATATGGGATTTATTTTAATAGGTATTTATAGTCATAATAAAATATCTTATCAAGGAATCATCATACAAATGATATCTCATGGAATAACAGCTGCAGCACAATTTATTTTATGTGGTCAAATATATGAGCGTTTAAAAACGCGTAATATTATACATATGGGTGGTTTATGGAATAAAATGGGTATTTTACCAGCTTACTTTTTATTTTTTTGTTTAGCAAGTTTAGGTATTCCTGGCACAGGAAATTTTATAGGAGAATTTTTAATTTTATTAGGTACTTTTGGGAAATATCCAATTGCTGCTACTATAGCAACATCAGGTCTATTATTGGCAAGTATTTATTCTTTAAATATGATGCAAAAAATATTTTTTGGTACATATATAATGCAACAAAAAAAAATATATAAAATATTTTTAAGAGAAAAAATTATAATGTTCATGTTATGTTTACTAACACTTATTATAGGTTTTTATCCTCAACCTATTTTAAATCTTTCTTATAATATTATTAATAATATTTATTCTTATTAA
- a CDS encoding NADH-quinone oxidoreductase subunit L, with amino-acid sequence MKLLYLIILIPIISFIILLCFTYFLSKKHIAIISIGSISLSLIMTIINSYSFIKNHYITYNQHLWKIINIDYLNVNLNLNIDMLTISMLFITLGVGLLIHIYSIWYIYQYKKNEYARFFIYTNLFMISMLLLVLADNLLIMFFGWEGVGICSYLLIGFFYRNKYNGYSAIKAFLITRFSDIFLVISMMYIFYIFRTFNFHKIVILITSSYMYYNTYHLKFIAITLLIGALGKSVQYPLNTWLINAMAGPTPASALIHAATMVTAGIYLILRNNIIFIFSDSILTYISVIGIITLLLSGCCALVQTNIKYILAYSTMSQLGYMFLALGICSWNAAIFHIIAHAFFKALLFLCAASIIMFCCNEQNIFYMQGLKKHLYFLYYVFLFGSISLISIPIITLSGFTKEKILYEAYVHNHLYLTILGLCGSFITSLYTTRMFYIIFYSTKNHIKHYSKLEYSFTYYFPLTILTILTTGISKIFLPLHTNIISPQQNFIKNNHLYHILEFISLIIILSGFIVYILYSRYQQKIYQYSKNNIIKKIYFIKNFFLHGCYIDMFYQKIIGDNFLKILLYIKNDPITKYIDIIINILYKISDMLLKNQNGNICYYISFMYAGNIIILLFIIINKILLK; translated from the coding sequence TTGTTTTACTTATTTTTTAAGTAAAAAACATATTGCTATCATTAGCATAGGATCTATTAGTTTAAGTTTAATTATGACTATAATTAATAGTTATTCATTTATAAAGAATCATTATATTACATATAATCAGCATTTATGGAAAATTATTAATATTGATTATTTAAATGTTAATTTAAATTTAAATATAGATATGTTAACGATAAGTATGTTATTTATTACTTTGGGCGTAGGATTATTAATACATATATATTCTATATGGTATATATATCAATATAAAAAAAATGAATATGCTAGATTTTTTATCTATACCAATTTATTTATGATTAGTATGTTATTGTTAGTTTTAGCAGATAATTTATTAATAATGTTTTTTGGTTGGGAAGGAGTAGGAATATGTTCCTATTTATTAATAGGATTTTTTTATCGTAATAAATATAATGGATATTCTGCAATTAAAGCTTTTTTAATTACTAGATTTAGTGATATTTTTTTAGTGATTAGTATGATGTATATTTTTTATATTTTTCGAACCTTTAATTTTCATAAAATTGTCATATTAATTACATCATCATATATGTACTATAATACATATCATTTAAAATTTATTGCTATAACATTATTAATTGGTGCATTAGGTAAGTCTGTTCAGTATCCTTTAAATACTTGGTTAATTAATGCTATGGCGGGACCTACGCCTGCATCTGCTTTAATTCATGCCGCAACTATGGTAACTGCAGGAATATATTTAATATTACGTAATAACATTATATTTATATTTTCTGACAGTATACTAACATATATAAGTGTTATTGGCATAATAACATTATTATTATCTGGTTGTTGTGCTTTAGTACAAACTAATATTAAATATATATTAGCTTATTCGACTATGAGTCAATTAGGGTATATGTTTTTAGCATTAGGTATATGTTCGTGGAATGCAGCTATCTTTCATATTATAGCACATGCTTTTTTTAAAGCATTATTATTTTTATGTGCTGCATCCATTATTATGTTTTGTTGTAATGAACAAAATATATTTTATATGCAAGGTTTAAAAAAACATTTATATTTTTTATACTATGTTTTTTTATTCGGTAGTATATCATTAATATCAATACCTATTATAACTTTAAGTGGTTTTACAAAAGAAAAAATTTTATACGAAGCTTATGTACATAATCATCTCTATTTAACTATATTAGGTTTATGTGGCAGTTTTATAACATCATTATATACAACTAGAATGTTTTATATAATTTTTTATAGTACTAAAAATCATATTAAACATTATTCGAAATTAGAATATTCATTTACATATTATTTTCCATTGACTATATTAACTATATTAACTACCGGAATTAGTAAAATATTTTTACCGTTACATACAAATATTATTAGTCCACAACAAAATTTTATAAAAAACAATCATTTATATCATATATTAGAATTCATATCATTAATTATTATATTAAGTGGTTTTATAGTATATATTTTATATAGTAGATATCAACAAAAAATATATCAATATTCTAAAAATAATATAATAAAAAAAATATACTTTATAAAAAATTTTTTTTTACATGGTTGTTATATAGATATGTTCTATCAAAAAATTATAGGAGATAATTTTTTGAAGATTCTTTTATATATAAAAAATGATCCAATTACAAAATATATTGATATAATAATAAATATTTTATATAAAATCAGTGATATGTTATTAAAAAACCAAAATGGTAATATTTGTTATTATATATCTTTTATGTATGCTGGTAATATTATTATATTATTATTCATTATAATAAATAAAATATTACTAAAATAA